In Candidatus Nitronauta litoralis, one DNA window encodes the following:
- a CDS encoding PepSY domain-containing protein, whose translation MANPENVEPSRSTVTNRRTPLPSASNRAAGRPLAFLIHSLLGLKLSFLTLLVLGTGTLATVSHEIDWLRDPSIRASPGTHPVDLSMIWNTVQKQFPDSRLEYLELSPEEIAPWAGLGFAPRVTLYLPDGKRNTVFVNPDSGHIIGQRGHPDFPWYMRWLHLSLFFYPLGFFLVCLVSFLLLISTVTGLMIFKRFTSSFFKLPRRNKGLRTFLGDLHRLVSVWSLWFILLISLTGVWYLAEELLWRSGLPQFADNALRLTESDIDNLPTEVMGPLPFKTLLDRAQNLMPDLKIRSIYWGRPPLGAVQFSGQTGAWLTRDRASFVSLNPYTGAVLEKGRAEELNAFWRFSHMADPIHFGNFGGLPTKLIWFGFGTALCLLSVTGVWIFLKRTVRATQQFAPESDSPSSRLWWLGKWKWINIAVLVIPAAGFIISIQPEPIPQWVSLGKKSAGPYQAELKIQYPNTGSNPLKAKVELSPDSLRKIKTVYLKANLPNASPALLEGSPSLSPVVINLKTLSPDPPSFGLTIHEWKGATHRVAWP comes from the coding sequence ATGGCAAACCCGGAAAACGTTGAGCCCTCCCGCAGCACCGTTACAAACCGCCGGACTCCTCTTCCTTCGGCGAGTAATCGTGCCGCCGGGAGGCCGCTCGCGTTTCTCATTCACTCCCTGCTTGGACTCAAGCTTTCATTTCTCACCTTGCTGGTGCTGGGCACGGGAACACTTGCCACGGTCAGTCATGAAATCGACTGGCTGAGGGACCCCAGTATCAGGGCTTCACCCGGCACCCACCCGGTTGATTTGTCCATGATCTGGAACACTGTCCAGAAACAATTCCCAGATAGCCGGCTGGAATACCTGGAGCTGTCTCCGGAAGAAATCGCACCATGGGCAGGCCTGGGGTTTGCTCCGAGGGTGACCCTCTACCTCCCTGACGGGAAACGAAACACGGTATTCGTCAACCCGGATTCAGGCCATATTATAGGTCAACGCGGGCATCCTGATTTTCCCTGGTATATGCGCTGGTTACATTTGAGCCTTTTTTTTTACCCGTTGGGTTTTTTCCTCGTGTGCCTGGTTTCCTTCCTGCTGCTAATTTCCACGGTAACCGGATTAATGATTTTTAAACGGTTTACGAGCAGCTTTTTTAAACTCCCACGCCGGAACAAAGGCCTGAGAACCTTTTTAGGGGACCTGCACCGTCTGGTGTCGGTCTGGAGCCTCTGGTTTATCCTGCTCATTTCCTTGACTGGTGTCTGGTATCTGGCGGAAGAGCTGCTCTGGCGCTCCGGTCTGCCTCAATTTGCCGACAACGCCCTACGCTTAACTGAGTCAGATATTGACAATTTACCAACGGAGGTAATGGGCCCTCTCCCCTTTAAAACCCTCCTAGACCGGGCACAAAATTTGATGCCCGACCTGAAGATTCGGTCTATTTACTGGGGGCGGCCCCCCTTGGGTGCCGTTCAATTTTCCGGCCAGACCGGCGCCTGGTTGACCCGTGACCGCGCCAGCTTTGTCTCTCTCAATCCTTATACCGGAGCTGTGCTGGAAAAAGGTCGCGCAGAAGAGTTGAATGCCTTTTGGCGCTTCTCTCACATGGCGGACCCCATCCACTTTGGCAATTTCGGCGGATTGCCAACGAAGCTGATCTGGTTTGGGTTCGGAACAGCTCTTTGCCTGCTGTCTGTTACAGGAGTCTGGATATTCCTGAAAAGAACAGTGCGTGCAACTCAACAATTCGCACCGGAATCAGACTCCCCCTCATCCCGACTCTGGTGGCTGGGTAAATGGAAGTGGATCAATATCGCCGTTCTGGTGATTCCAGCAGCCGGATTCATAATAAGTATCCAGCCGGAACCAATTCCTCAATGGGTCAGCCTCGGAAAAAAATCCGCCGGACCTTATCAGGCCGAACTGAAGATTCAGTATCCCAATACAGGCAGCAATCCGTTGAAGGCGAAGGTTGAACTGAGCCCAGATTCTCTCCGTAAGATCAAAACAGTTTATTTGAAAGCAAACCTGCCTAATGCATCCCCCGCCTTGCTGGAGGGATCACCCAGCCTTTCACCCGTTGTCATTAACCTAAAAACTCTTTCGCCCGATCCGCCATCATTTGGATTGACCATTCACGAGTGGAAAGGAGCCACGCATCGGGTCGCGTGGCCTTGA
- a CDS encoding TonB-dependent receptor: MDQNLKLSGCIPGWTLYPQRTFRTLATGLIFVWAGFSSVCFAAQEELPQKPFQIAEAITLHTFHIRAQDLQSALLEFSKKLNLQLLYPTELTQGMHTLGLDGTFTTEDGLRRLLEGTGLKYKFVGTKSITLSNSSDQIELSPIDVVGTDNIGYLSQKAISATRSGADAHDISQNIEVYNRNLLEDTRSNSIGEVLRFSPGASWDGDQMGPFGDNFLFRGFFGNEVVNGLRGGTGMITQRDTQNVERVEVLKGPASVMYGQMEPSATVNVVTKQPLDHFFAEGGVQFGTFDDYRLTGDVSGPVTDNKKVKFRINAAYEDNESYIDFFTHRHIFVAPVVSVDFTTDTRLTVEATYSNDHWSSINNGQPASGLLTPNINGKYDPATQISEPNFFGTTRGGINVMSRLEHRFNDWLVARANFSWMQNRRTFQEGFANSFLADERTLTRGMFYTPGDTSDDFYYLVDVTANFDTGPVSHDLLLGVDYQRQTADFHTLSVPMGSIDLFAPVRNVTPLPPLSPTNTFIQDISTFGGFLQDRITVFENFKLVGGFRYTYLDQDTSFARGLGPLVPNNRHDSAWTTQAGAVYQPWEPVSLFVNRMQSFVPQGGTSVGGTPFDPESGTQYEGGVKTTFLDGLLNTTVSYYHITKSNVQTSDPNNPGFSIAIGEVESQGLEASLQSQPLPNLNLIASYGYTDTEITNDNDGNMGNELRNVPQHTFALQSRYDFRGGPLDKFSLNGNIQYTASRQADNANTLIIPGYTKVDMGVNYQPVPKVDIAFWIENLADENIFSTAFGPYVYLQNPRTFHGQLKFRY; the protein is encoded by the coding sequence ATGGATCAAAACCTGAAACTTTCCGGATGCATTCCGGGCTGGACTCTATACCCCCAACGAACCTTTCGTACGCTTGCGACAGGCCTGATTTTTGTTTGGGCTGGATTTTCTTCAGTCTGTTTCGCTGCACAGGAAGAATTGCCCCAAAAACCTTTTCAAATAGCCGAGGCAATCACGCTACATACTTTTCATATCCGTGCCCAGGATCTGCAATCGGCGCTCCTTGAATTTTCCAAGAAACTCAACCTTCAACTCCTGTATCCGACCGAACTGACCCAGGGGATGCATACGCTTGGCCTCGATGGCACCTTCACCACAGAGGATGGATTGCGACGGTTGCTCGAGGGTACAGGTCTGAAATACAAATTTGTCGGTACTAAAAGCATTACACTTTCCAATTCCTCAGATCAGATCGAACTGTCCCCGATCGATGTGGTTGGGACCGACAATATCGGCTACCTGAGCCAGAAGGCCATATCGGCCACCCGGTCCGGAGCCGATGCGCATGATATTTCGCAGAATATCGAAGTCTATAACCGGAATTTACTGGAAGACACCCGCAGCAACAGCATTGGTGAAGTCCTGCGGTTTTCCCCCGGTGCCAGTTGGGACGGAGACCAAATGGGGCCATTTGGTGACAATTTTCTGTTTCGTGGGTTCTTTGGCAATGAAGTGGTCAACGGGCTGAGAGGCGGCACAGGGATGATCACTCAGCGTGACACGCAAAATGTAGAGCGCGTCGAGGTACTCAAAGGGCCCGCATCGGTGATGTACGGGCAAATGGAACCCAGCGCAACAGTGAACGTCGTCACCAAACAACCCCTCGACCATTTTTTCGCGGAGGGGGGCGTGCAGTTCGGCACATTCGATGACTACCGCCTGACCGGCGACGTGAGCGGACCGGTTACTGACAACAAAAAAGTAAAATTCCGGATCAACGCGGCTTACGAAGACAATGAATCCTATATCGACTTCTTTACTCACAGGCACATTTTTGTCGCTCCAGTCGTATCAGTGGATTTCACGACGGATACCCGTTTGACTGTAGAGGCAACCTATTCTAATGACCACTGGAGCTCAATCAACAACGGACAACCCGCAAGCGGTCTGCTCACTCCCAATATTAATGGAAAATACGACCCTGCAACTCAGATATCGGAACCCAATTTTTTTGGCACCACTCGAGGTGGCATCAACGTCATGTCCCGTCTGGAGCACCGTTTCAATGACTGGCTGGTGGCCCGGGCAAATTTTTCCTGGATGCAAAACCGCCGGACCTTTCAAGAAGGGTTTGCAAATTCGTTTTTAGCTGATGAACGCACCCTGACCCGGGGAATGTTTTACACGCCTGGCGATACATCGGATGATTTTTACTACCTTGTGGATGTCACGGCCAACTTTGATACGGGCCCCGTGAGTCACGACCTGTTACTGGGAGTTGATTACCAGCGGCAAACAGCAGATTTTCATACCCTGTCTGTCCCTATGGGTTCCATCGACCTGTTTGCTCCGGTCCGCAACGTGACTCCGTTGCCCCCCCTATCGCCGACCAACACATTCATTCAAGACATCAGTACCTTCGGTGGGTTCCTGCAGGACCGTATAACGGTTTTCGAAAACTTCAAGCTGGTGGGCGGTTTCCGGTACACCTACCTGGATCAGGATACCTCCTTCGCCCGCGGGCTCGGGCCGCTAGTGCCTAACAACCGTCACGATTCAGCCTGGACCACCCAGGCCGGAGCGGTGTACCAACCCTGGGAGCCGGTGTCGTTGTTTGTCAATCGCATGCAATCCTTTGTTCCACAGGGTGGAACTTCCGTTGGCGGTACCCCGTTCGACCCTGAATCCGGTACCCAGTACGAAGGCGGAGTCAAAACCACCTTTCTGGACGGGCTCTTGAACACGACGGTCAGTTATTACCACATCACCAAAAGCAATGTTCAGACCTCGGACCCCAACAATCCTGGGTTTTCAATCGCGATCGGAGAAGTGGAAAGTCAGGGACTCGAAGCATCTCTTCAAAGTCAACCACTACCCAACCTGAACCTCATCGCTTCATACGGATACACAGATACGGAAATCACCAATGACAATGACGGCAATATGGGCAATGAATTACGCAATGTACCCCAGCATACGTTTGCCTTGCAAAGCCGGTACGATTTCCGGGGAGGGCCTCTGGACAAGTTCAGTCTCAACGGCAATATCCAGTACACCGCATCCCGGCAGGCCGACAACGCCAATACCTTGATAATTCCGGGCTACACCAAAGTGGACATGGGAGTTAATTACCAACCGGTACCCAAGGTGGATATCGCGTTTTGGATTGAAAACCTGGCCGATGAGAATATTTTCTCAACCGCCTTTGGTCCATATGTTTATTTGCAAAACCCCCGCACCTTTCACGGACAGTTGAAATTCCGTTACTGA
- a CDS encoding DUF4880 domain-containing protein, producing MNTTGSTNESQIEKATAWFVRMQSDKVTPADHRAFRKWLKEDPRNQGAYREVKTLWEKLGKMPAHAPPPVDSPPTPTPYPSASAVSSQASRLLVLAASLVLTLGLWWQGPRYLDQMLADQSTGFGDIRIVNLPDGSKIHLNSDTAYRMDFNGQHRGIILDRGEAFFEVVKNPGKPFEVVAGQTLTRVTGTKFNVRRSDAGVTVSVVSGTVLVIPNEQLNEGPKPVLLKAGQATHYNRENPVLASKPFKVEEVVSWQQKKLVFTDQPLGKVIDELNRHRAGTILLMDSSLREVPFTGVFDLNHPDSALEVIEAALPVTIHQATRYLILIRPAS from the coding sequence ATGAATACGACCGGTTCCACTAACGAATCCCAGATAGAAAAAGCCACAGCATGGTTTGTCCGAATGCAGTCGGACAAGGTAACACCTGCGGACCACCGTGCCTTTCGCAAATGGCTTAAAGAAGACCCGCGCAACCAGGGGGCCTATCGGGAAGTGAAAACCCTTTGGGAAAAATTGGGGAAGATGCCCGCTCACGCACCACCACCAGTGGACTCCCCCCCTACTCCTACCCCGTATCCGTCAGCGTCTGCCGTTAGCAGCCAGGCCTCGCGCCTGCTCGTCCTTGCCGCATCGCTGGTTCTTACTTTGGGACTATGGTGGCAAGGTCCGCGGTATTTGGACCAGATGCTGGCAGACCAGTCCACCGGGTTCGGTGATATTCGAATCGTCAATTTGCCGGACGGTTCCAAAATTCACCTCAACAGCGACACCGCTTATCGTATGGATTTTAATGGACAACATCGGGGAATCATTCTTGACCGGGGAGAGGCTTTCTTTGAAGTGGTTAAAAACCCTGGCAAACCGTTTGAAGTAGTTGCCGGACAAACCCTGACCCGCGTCACCGGCACGAAATTCAACGTCAGACGGTCGGATGCTGGAGTGACTGTATCGGTTGTATCCGGGACCGTCCTCGTGATTCCAAACGAACAGTTAAACGAGGGCCCGAAGCCAGTCCTGTTGAAGGCAGGACAGGCAACTCACTACAATCGGGAAAATCCTGTTTTGGCTTCTAAACCGTTCAAAGTGGAAGAGGTTGTCTCATGGCAGCAAAAAAAACTGGTCTTTACAGACCAGCCACTAGGCAAGGTTATTGACGAATTGAACCGCCACCGCGCTGGCACCATTCTTTTAATGGATTCCTCCTTGAGGGAGGTCCCTTTCACCGGTGTATTCGATTTGAATCACCCGGACTCCGCTCTCGAAGTCATCGAAGCGGCTTTGCCCGTTACCATCCACCAGGCCACCCGCTATCTAATCCTGATCCGTCCCGCAAGCTGA
- a CDS encoding RNA polymerase sigma factor codes for MNLVSTRSREEWVEQLFRQHHSALCRYLARMMRCEEAAAEVAQETYLRLLRFASRSPVTNPRAYLFQVASNVARSRLAKESNPTVVFLDPATTAEISSPASSVEQIASVQQELDMLARAIEELPPRCRQVFRMNRFQGMSYSEISRELKISVNMVEKHIIKALLKCRKYLKQDL; via the coding sequence ATGAATCTGGTTTCCACAAGATCCAGGGAAGAATGGGTGGAACAGTTGTTCAGGCAACATCATTCTGCCCTGTGCCGGTATCTGGCTCGGATGATGAGGTGCGAAGAAGCCGCTGCCGAAGTCGCCCAGGAAACCTACTTGCGCCTCCTCCGGTTTGCTTCCCGTTCTCCGGTAACCAATCCACGGGCATACCTGTTTCAGGTAGCTTCTAATGTGGCGCGGTCACGTTTGGCCAAGGAAAGCAATCCCACTGTAGTTTTCCTCGATCCTGCCACCACCGCAGAAATTTCTTCACCAGCCTCTTCTGTAGAGCAAATCGCCAGCGTACAGCAGGAACTTGATATGCTGGCACGTGCCATAGAAGAACTTCCTCCACGGTGTCGGCAAGTATTCCGCATGAACCGGTTCCAGGGTATGAGTTACAGCGAAATCAGTCGGGAACTAAAAATATCAGTAAACATGGTTGAAAAACATATAATCAAAGCTCTCCTTAAATGCCGCAAATATCTTAAGCAAGACTTATAA
- the trpE gene encoding anthranilate synthase component I, whose translation MLFPSLDEFKEKASKGNLIPVCKEIIADLDTPVSAYMKIGHGPYSFLLESVEGGEKWARYCFLGCNPSTIVRTEGRTVAIETNGETVTQTIEGESPLSALRKILKDYEPVVDDRLPRFFGGAVGFISYDMVRFFEELPDENENDLELPDSLFVITDTLLIFDNVSHTIKIVSNAHTDQGELEEVYRETIEKIEKLEQLLRQPTPEVKFTESNNTPATFESNFQKEDFLKAVERIKDYINEGDAIQVVLAQRLKFTLGQDPFTVYRALRTINPSPYMYYLNFGDVQIVGSSPEVLVRLENNQVEVRPIAGTRPRGKDEAEDVGLAEELLDDDKEVAEHIMLVDLGRNDLGRVSQTHSVEVNEQFTIERYSHVMHIVSNVRGQLKQGLDSFDVLEASFPAGTVSGAPKIRAMEIIDEMEPTRRGVYSGSVGYISFNGNMDTAIAIRTLVVKGNTAYLGVGAGIVADSVPEKEFEETMNKGKALLKAIELAEKGLQP comes from the coding sequence ATGCTTTTCCCCTCGTTAGACGAATTCAAAGAAAAAGCCAGTAAAGGTAACTTGATCCCGGTCTGCAAAGAGATCATTGCGGACCTCGATACCCCTGTTTCTGCTTATATGAAAATAGGGCATGGCCCATATTCGTTCCTACTTGAAAGTGTGGAGGGAGGAGAGAAATGGGCACGCTATTGTTTTCTCGGATGCAATCCATCGACCATCGTTCGAACTGAGGGGCGAACCGTCGCTATTGAGACAAACGGCGAAACCGTTACCCAAACCATAGAAGGGGAGTCACCCCTTTCTGCTCTCCGTAAAATATTAAAGGATTACGAACCGGTTGTGGACGATCGCCTCCCGAGGTTTTTTGGTGGGGCGGTAGGGTTCATCAGCTATGACATGGTCCGGTTTTTCGAGGAACTCCCCGACGAAAACGAAAACGATCTGGAGCTCCCGGACTCCCTTTTTGTTATCACAGACACACTTCTGATATTTGACAATGTTTCTCACACGATCAAGATTGTTTCCAATGCCCATACCGACCAGGGGGAGCTTGAGGAAGTCTATCGGGAAACAATAGAAAAAATTGAAAAACTTGAACAGCTTTTAAGACAACCCACACCGGAAGTTAAGTTTACTGAGTCAAACAATACCCCCGCGACTTTTGAATCCAATTTCCAAAAAGAAGATTTTCTCAAGGCGGTCGAACGCATTAAAGATTACATCAATGAAGGGGATGCCATTCAGGTAGTTCTGGCGCAAAGATTAAAATTCACCCTGGGGCAGGACCCGTTTACCGTTTACCGAGCCCTCAGGACGATCAATCCATCTCCCTACATGTACTATTTAAACTTTGGAGATGTTCAGATAGTCGGGTCCTCTCCGGAAGTTCTGGTAAGGCTTGAAAATAACCAGGTGGAAGTACGACCCATTGCAGGTACGAGGCCCCGCGGGAAAGATGAAGCTGAAGACGTGGGCCTGGCAGAGGAATTGCTGGACGACGACAAGGAAGTTGCAGAACATATCATGCTGGTTGACCTGGGACGCAATGACCTGGGGCGGGTCTCCCAAACCCATAGTGTAGAGGTTAACGAGCAGTTCACAATTGAGCGTTATTCCCATGTCATGCACATCGTTTCCAATGTCAGAGGACAATTAAAGCAAGGACTCGATAGCTTTGATGTATTGGAAGCATCTTTCCCAGCCGGTACCGTAAGTGGAGCCCCAAAAATCCGGGCTATGGAGATCATTGATGAAATGGAACCCACCAGAAGGGGAGTCTATTCGGGATCGGTGGGTTATATAAGCTTCAATGGCAATATGGATACCGCTATCGCCATTCGCACCCTTGTGGTTAAGGGCAACACAGCCTACCTTGGTGTTGGAGCTGGAATTGTTGCAGACTCTGTACCTGAAAAAGAATTTGAAGAAACCATGAACAAGGGCAAGGCATTGCTTAAGGCAATTGAGTTGGCTGAAAAGGGGTTGCAGCCATGA
- the pabA gene encoding aminodeoxychorismate/anthranilate synthase component II encodes MILMLDNYDSFTYNLVQYMGELGADMQVHRNDKITLDQIEKLAPSKIVISPGPCTPEKAGISVEVVKRFKGKIPILGVCLGHQSVASAFGGDIVKASRIMHGKTSMIYHDNKTVFKNLPQPFQATRYHSLVVKRETLPECFEVSAWTEQEEIMGIRHKELAVEGVQFHPESILTLQGKDLLKNFLVGA; translated from the coding sequence ATGATTCTAATGCTCGACAACTACGATTCTTTTACCTACAACCTGGTTCAATACATGGGTGAACTGGGCGCGGATATGCAGGTACATCGAAATGACAAGATCACACTGGATCAAATCGAGAAACTAGCCCCAAGTAAAATCGTAATCTCACCAGGGCCCTGCACCCCGGAGAAAGCGGGAATTTCCGTCGAAGTAGTGAAACGATTTAAGGGGAAAATTCCAATTTTAGGTGTCTGCCTGGGCCATCAATCTGTCGCTTCTGCATTTGGGGGCGACATCGTAAAAGCCTCGAGAATCATGCATGGTAAAACTTCGATGATCTATCATGATAATAAAACGGTTTTCAAAAATTTACCGCAGCCTTTCCAGGCTACGCGTTATCATTCCCTTGTTGTAAAGAGGGAAACTTTACCAGAATGTTTTGAAGTATCCGCCTGGACAGAACAGGAAGAAATTATGGGAATCCGTCACAAAGAATTGGCAGTCGAGGGAGTTCAGTTTCACCCGGAATCAATCCTGACGTTGCAGGGCAAGGATTTATTAAAAAACTTTCTTGTGGGTGCTTGA
- the trpD gene encoding anthranilate phosphoribosyltransferase — protein sequence MTIKTLLHKIVEGENLSEDEMMQAMTGIMEGTVSPASVGGFLTALRMKGETVPELLGAARVMREKSEKIESPKSPAVDTCGTGGDGADTFNISTTSAFVVAGAGVTVAKHGNRAVSSRAGSADVLASLGVNLDIDRSRVEQCLKEIGIGFLFAPSFHPAMKHAAPIRKELGYRTIFNLLGPLTNPAGVSAQVIGVYDDKWREPFAHVLKGLGCERGMVVHGEDGLDEITLAADTRVSQLKDGEVTEGLIDPTGFGFSYCCEEDLAGGDAVQNAKILREILDGSGGPPRDITLMNAGVAIFTSGAAESMKEGIDKARQSINSGAARQKLKDLCRLTNE from the coding sequence GTGACAATTAAAACTCTTCTTCACAAAATTGTGGAAGGAGAAAACCTTTCCGAAGATGAAATGATGCAGGCAATGACTGGGATCATGGAAGGAACCGTGTCCCCCGCGTCTGTTGGTGGTTTTCTCACGGCTTTACGGATGAAGGGAGAAACAGTACCGGAATTGCTTGGCGCCGCACGGGTCATGCGGGAAAAATCGGAAAAAATTGAGAGTCCCAAATCTCCCGCTGTGGACACCTGTGGGACAGGCGGTGACGGTGCCGACACGTTTAATATTTCCACCACCAGCGCCTTTGTTGTTGCTGGAGCTGGTGTGACGGTGGCAAAACATGGAAACCGAGCGGTTTCCAGCCGGGCGGGAAGTGCTGATGTTCTGGCTTCTCTTGGTGTTAATCTGGATATAGACCGTTCCAGAGTAGAACAGTGTCTCAAGGAAATCGGAATCGGTTTTCTGTTTGCACCTTCATTTCACCCTGCCATGAAACATGCAGCGCCAATTAGAAAAGAACTTGGATACCGAACTATATTCAATTTACTTGGACCCCTGACTAATCCGGCAGGGGTTTCGGCTCAGGTAATTGGGGTTTATGATGACAAATGGCGGGAACCGTTTGCTCATGTCCTTAAAGGTTTGGGGTGTGAACGTGGAATGGTGGTGCATGGGGAAGACGGGTTGGATGAAATCACCCTCGCTGCCGACACTCGTGTCTCTCAATTGAAAGATGGGGAGGTGACTGAGGGGTTGATCGATCCCACAGGTTTCGGGTTTTCGTATTGTTGCGAAGAAGATCTGGCAGGAGGCGATGCTGTTCAGAACGCAAAAATCCTGCGTGAAATACTGGATGGCTCCGGCGGACCTCCCCGCGACATCACCTTGATGAATGCTGGTGTAGCAATTTTTACAAGTGGGGCAGCTGAATCCATGAAAGAGGGTATCGACAAAGCCAGGCAATCGATTAATTCCGGTGCGGCAAGGCAAAAGCTGAAAGATTTGTGTCGACTGACAAATGAGTGA
- the trpC gene encoding indole-3-glycerol phosphate synthase TrpC yields MANILDKIFADKKEELKETKSKRSLSELKNRIESRHEPKPVIPALREKEGSRIIAEIKRRTPFKGDLVEQFDAQSIAKSYADNGAAAISILTESRHFGGDLDYLDRISIDVPIPIIRKDFIFSEYQVYEARAFGADFFLLIATSLEKNQLCDLKALGLELGMPALVEAHDEADLEKAFYAESDLIGINNRDLTSGKTDLNITRRLLKMVRGYGDPTLVCESGIRGRQEIDEFEKAGVHAFLIGETLMRADSIPDKLRELLGHEKAA; encoded by the coding sequence ATGGCAAATATTCTCGACAAAATTTTTGCAGATAAAAAGGAAGAGCTTAAGGAAACAAAATCCAAACGCTCCTTGTCCGAACTCAAAAACCGAATTGAAAGTCGACACGAGCCAAAACCGGTGATACCTGCCTTGCGTGAAAAGGAAGGGTCTCGAATCATAGCCGAAATAAAACGAAGAACTCCATTCAAGGGAGACCTTGTGGAGCAGTTCGACGCTCAGAGCATTGCAAAAAGTTATGCTGATAATGGTGCTGCGGCAATTTCTATTCTAACGGAATCTCGCCATTTCGGAGGCGATCTGGATTATCTGGACCGTATTTCCATTGATGTGCCGATCCCCATTATCAGGAAAGATTTTATTTTTTCGGAGTATCAGGTTTATGAGGCGCGTGCATTTGGGGCGGATTTTTTTCTTTTAATTGCAACCTCCCTGGAAAAAAATCAGTTGTGCGACTTAAAAGCACTGGGCTTGGAGTTAGGGATGCCTGCACTTGTGGAAGCGCATGACGAAGCCGACCTCGAAAAAGCGTTTTATGCAGAATCGGATTTAATAGGGATAAATAACCGCGATCTGACCTCTGGAAAGACGGACTTGAATATTACCCGGCGATTGCTCAAAATGGTCCGGGGATATGGAGACCCAACCCTTGTCTGTGAAAGCGGGATTCGTGGCCGACAAGAAATTGACGAATTTGAGAAAGCCGGAGTGCATGCATTTTTAATTGGTGAAACGCTCATGCGGGCTGACTCCATCCCTGATAAGTTACGCGAATTACTGGGCCATGAAAAAGCAGCTTAA
- a CDS encoding phosphoribosylanthranilate isomerase, with product MKKQLNTRVKVCGMTREDDAQKAVELGADAVGFIFYKKSPRAVTVRQVKSIIKELPPFVHRVGVFVNESAERINSLQEKLGLDVVQLHGDESPVFCRKIKSRVLKAIRVNDVSSLNELKKFDVDGFLLDTFHPGVYGGTGKVFDWKLAKQANKFGRIIVAGGLTPKNVSEAIQKSRPYGVDVCSGVEKVPGIKDIKKLRAFLKAVKGAKKE from the coding sequence ATGAAAAAGCAGCTTAATACCAGGGTAAAAGTCTGCGGAATGACCCGTGAAGACGATGCGCAAAAAGCGGTTGAACTGGGTGCAGATGCAGTTGGTTTCATTTTTTATAAGAAAAGCCCAAGGGCGGTAACCGTCAGGCAGGTAAAATCAATAATCAAAGAACTTCCACCTTTCGTTCATCGGGTTGGAGTGTTCGTGAATGAATCTGCTGAGCGAATAAATTCATTGCAGGAAAAGCTGGGACTGGACGTGGTTCAATTACATGGCGACGAATCACCGGTCTTTTGCAGGAAGATAAAATCCCGGGTTTTGAAAGCAATCAGAGTCAATGATGTCTCATCCCTCAATGAATTGAAAAAATTCGATGTGGATGGTTTCCTGCTGGATACCTTCCATCCTGGCGTTTATGGGGGAACGGGAAAAGTTTTTGACTGGAAACTGGCAAAACAAGCCAATAAGTTTGGAAGGATAATTGTCGCAGGCGGACTGACTCCAAAAAATGTTTCAGAAGCAATTCAGAAGTCACGGCCATACGGTGTTGATGTCTGCTCCGGAGTTGAAAAGGTTCCTGGAATAAAAGACATAAAAAAACTACGTGCATTTCTCAAGGCAGTAAAAGGTGCAAAAAAGGAGTAA